The following nucleotide sequence is from Nitrospira sp..
AGTCACGAAACAGGCGATTCCCGAATTGATACCCGCCGTTGCAGCGGACCGTGGTCGACGGAGTGACGGTGTTGGTTTCAAGCGCCGCCGCGGCCATGACCACCTTGAAGGTCGAACCCGGCGGATATTGCCCCTGCGTCGCGCGATTGTTCAACGGACGCCCTTCATTCTGCACGATTTCAACCCACTGTTTGTTGGACAGTTCCTTCGACAGGACATTCGGATCAAACCCCGGCCGGCTCGCCATCGCCAAAATATCGCCGTTCGTAGGATCCAGCGCGACGATGGCACCGGATTCCTCTCCAAGAAGGTCTTCGGCAATTTTTTGCAGGCGGATATCCAGCGTCAGATACAGGTCATCGCCGGCGATCGGTTTCTCCGAAACCACCGCGCGTTTTTCATGGCCCAATGCGTCTACCTCGACACTTTTCTGCCCCGATCGCCCTCGTACCCGGCGATCGAAGGCCTTTTCGACGCCGTATTGCCCAACGATGCTTCCTTGGTGCAGATCCGAGAAGTCCGGCTTCTCAAGCTGATCCGCAGACACTTCTCCGACGTACCCCAGCACATGCGAAGCCACCGCCCCTCCGGGGTAATTCCGCTGGGACTCGACCTGGATCATGACACCGGGTAAATCCAGACGGTGAGATTCGATCAACGTCGCCTCCCTCAGCGTCAATCGATCCTTGATCTTACGAGGTTGCAGCTTCCCCCCCTTGCCGGTCGACAGCTTTTTCTGAATCAGCTCCGAGTCTAAATTCAGGAGGGAGGCTAACTGAGCCACCAACCCTGGACGGTCTTTGACGTCCTCCAACGTGACGTATAACGCAAAGCTCGGCACGTTGTTGGCCAACAGCACGCCGTTACGGTCGAAAATTAATCCGCGGGCCGGTTCCAATACCACCGATCGGGTTCGGTTGTTTTCTGAGAGGTCTCGATAATAGGGCCCCTCGCGGATCTGCAGATGCCAGAGACGGAGGGCGAGCAGGGCCATGACCAGCAACAGCCCCACGCGGAGGATGACCAGCCGACGTTGAAGGTCTAGGAGATCGGAATCGTTGAATCCTATCGATGCCATATCCTCAGTTCACGCCCCGGTAGGCGGTGTTCCGTGATCAGAGCGCTCCATCCGTGACCATGCGATCATCCGACCACTGCTGCCGGAACAGGAGATACAAAAGAACACCGATTCCCGCATCGAACGCGGCCTGCAGCACGATCGTCGACCGCACTCCGATCCAGAGTTCCTCCGGGCTGGAAGGTGCTAGGGAAGAGAGAAACACAGCGCTGGAGAGACAGGAGAGCACCGCCAATCCCACGGCCAAGACCGCAGGAGTCAAATGGGCCATGTGACGCCCGGCCAGACCGGCGAGAAAACCTGCGCCCCCCTTCGTCACGACGTTGACCCAAAGGTCCCCAGCCGAAAACATGTCTTGCGAATAGCCCAAGAGCAACCCGAGCAGCAGCCCGTCAAGCTCTCCACCGAGAAAGCCGACGAGGCAGGCCGCCACCAACCCGAGATCGGGGCGGACGCCGAAGAAGCTCACGTAATGCAGCAGCGTTGCCTGGATCGGCGCAATGACCACCACGAGCCCCGCATACAAGAAAAGCTTCACGACTTTTTGCGGTCTCCTTGAATCTCCTGCAGAAGTTTTTGCGCAGCCTCGGCATTCTCATAAGGTGCGGTAATGATGAGCACCTCTTCCACTTTTGACAGGTCAACCTCGGGCTCCAATTCGGCTGTTTGGAACAGATCTCCTTCCGACTTTTCCACCTGCATCAGCGTCCCAACCATCAACCCTCGTGGAAACACGCCGGTCAGCCCCGACGTCACCACGTGATCACCGGCCTGGACTCTCGACAAGAGCGGAATGTACTTCAGCCGCGCGCGTCCATGGCTGGTCCCTTCGACGATGCCTTCATCGCGTGTCCGCTGCACCAGCCCGGCGACGGCATTGTTGGGATCGGTGACAAGGAGAACGACCGATGACCTCGCGTTGGTCTTGACGATCCGTCCCACGACTCCGGCTGGGGTCACCACCCCCATCTCCGGGCGTATCCCGTCACTCTCTCCCTTGTCGAGAATCATCCCTCGGTACCAGTTGGTCGCATCCCGCCCAATCACTCGGGCGGCTACCGTCTGCGAGGACAATTGCTGTTTGAAGGCCAGTAACGTCTCATACCGTTGGGTAGCCGATAGAGATTCCCGCAATTGAGTGTTCTGCCCCTTGAGTAATTCGACCTCCCGGCGAAGTTGCCGATTTTCCTCACGCATGCCCTGGAGGGCGACATACCCATCCCAGGTTTCGGACAGGCCGTGATCGACGGAAGAGAAAATGGACAAAGGGAAAGTCAATACCTGGCCGAGCGGCCCACCCACGTATTGCAGCACTCGTTGACTTTGGCTAGGAAGGAGAAGCAGCGTCGCGAGCAAGACGGCGAACAAAACGATGGCAAGACGTCTGGTGCCGTATGTTGAGCGTGATAGTGCCATCCCCACTCAGGGTGGAACTCATCGAGCCGTGCTGCACTGCGACATGACCGACACCTTGCGAAGGAGGTCCAACTCGTCCAGAATCTTTCCGACCCCCAACACGACCGACGTCAACGGGTCGTCGACCGTAATGATCGGAAGATTCGTTTCCTCACGGAACCGAGTATCCATCCCTTTCAACAAAGACCCGCCGCCTGTCAGCACAATTCCGCGATCGATGATGTCTCCAGCCAATTCAGGGGGCGTATTTTCCAACGCCACCTTGATGGCATTCACGATCGTTCCGATAGGTTCCTGCAGCGCTTCCCTGACCTCAGCATCGTCCACCACCAAGGTGCGAGGAATGCCAGAGATCAGATCGCGCCCTTTGATCATCATCGTCTTCCGCTCCTCGAAGGGATAGGCCGATCCGATCTCGAACTTGATTCGCTCAGCCATATGTTCGCCGATGAGGAGGTTATATTTCTTCTTGATGTAGTTCATGATGGCATCGTCCATGCGATCACCGGCCACCTTGACCGATTCGCTGTATACGATGCCGCCGAGCGAGATGACGGCAATATCCGTCGTGCCGCCGCCGATATCCACCACCATGTTCCCGGACGGTTCCGTGATCGGTAGACCGGCACCGATGGCAGCCGCCACCGGCTCCTCAATAAGGTAGACCTCCCGCGCACCGGCCAGTTCAGCCGAATCACGCACCGCACGCTGTTCGACTTGCGTAATACGCGAGGGGACCCCGATGATGATCCGGGGTCGCACGAACGCCGTCCGATTGTGCGCCTTCTGAATGAAGTGACTCAGCATGGCCTCCGCCTTCTCGAAATCGGCAATAACGCCTTCCTTCATCGGGCGTACGGCCACAATGTTGCCGGGTGTCCGGCCGAGCATCCGTTTCGCGTCTGTGCCGACCGCCATGACGCGCTCGGTTTTTTTCTCGACAGCCACGACAGAGGGCTCGTTCAGCACGATCCCTTTTCCATGGACATACACGAGGGTTGTCGCCGTCCCCAAGTCGATCGCCAGATCGTTGGAGAACCACCCGAACATGTCGCTCATGAAGCTCACTAGGACTCTCCCTTCAGGCGTTGTACGCAGGTATCCACGTCCCGCATCCCTCAGTCCCAAACTTCCAATTGCCCGCTTTCGAGCACCTGGGTTTTCGCGATCTCGTCGCCCAGTCGCAGTCCCCGCTCGTTGCCGATCACCAGAAGCGCCTCAAGTGTGAGAACCGCTCCCCATCCGATCCAGCCGATATAAGGAATCTCCAGTACCAATTGGGCAAGTCCACAAGGTAGGTTGCGGATGATCGACTCTCGAAATCCGGCCGGATCGCGTGTGCGTGGCACGATGGTCTGCAGCCCGATCAGCCGCTTGCCGACGCTCCGGCCGCCTCCGAATCCATCGGCTAACAACAGATACGCAAGACCAGCAAGAACACCAATGGGCGGGACCAATCGACTCGCCGCAGCGACAATCAAAAAGTCTATTCCCTTGGCAATGACTCGGTTCAGCACCTGGGCCTTCGGATAGATGCCCAGTTCCATCGGGCTGCGCCTGGCTTCCTCCGCCGCCAATGGAGTCTCCCCAATTGATCGTCACTATAACAAATCTGTCCGGCGCGCACAAACAAAGTCGTAATCTGTTCGGCCTTGTCCGCAACAAACGTTCGCCCCTTGCCTTTGTCGTCATCGCCTGAGTAGAATCCGCGAAACCGGGCCGACAAGAGGCAAGATCCAGATGATTAAACTGCTCCGTGAGGCTGCTCACGACTATCCGTGGTTCCTTAAATCCATCATGGGCGTGCTCGCGCTTGCCTTCATCATCACCATGGGGTGGTGGGGATTCGGAGAGCAGGGGGGCAACGTCATCGCCTCCGTCGGAGACCAGACGATCCCGCTGGATGAGTTTCGCCGTGCCTACGAGAATACCTACCGGTTCTACAAGGATAGAGGACAAAACGAGATCAAGGACGAGCAGCTCAAGCAGTTCGTTTTGGATCAACTCATCGAAAACCGCATGTGGCTGCAGGTGGCAAAAGAGATGGGCCTGACGGTCTCCGATGAGGACTTGCGGAAAGCGATCATGCAGCGCACCGAGTTTCAGCGCAACGGGAGTTTCGACCCCGATGCCTATCGCAGGCTGCTGGCCGCAAACCGGTTGACGCCCTCCTCGTTCGAGGCAATGGAAGCCAAGGACATTCTCACGAACAAAGCCCGCCTAGTCATCATGGATGCAGTGGCCCTGACACCCGCCGAGGCCTCGGAAGCGCAAGCCCTGGTGGCGCGAGAAGCCGCCACCGATCCTGCCAAGACCGAGGCCGCCAAGGAACGCATTTTCCAGAGCTTCCTCTTCCAAAAGCAACAGCGCGCCCTGATGGCCTATGCGGAATCGCTTAAGACCAAGGTGCCCATCAAGGTCCACAAAGAGTTGATGTAGTGTCGGCCCATCCCGTCCCGATCAACATCGCATCTCCATAACTATAGAACCGGTACCGTTGCGAGACCGCCTCGGCATAGGCGGCACGCAACCGTTCCACGCCGACGAACGCCGACACCAACATCAACAGCGTGGTGCGAGGCAGATGAAAGTTCGTCACCAGCGCATCGACGACCCGAAATTCGTAGCCGGGCGTGATGAACAATTCGGCCGCCCCTTGAAACGCCTCCAGCCCCCGCTCGCCCAGAGCCGCCGTTTCCAGGGCGCGGACCACCGTGGTACCCACGGCCACCACACGATTCCCCCGTTCGCGCGCGAGCCTGATTTGCTCCACGGTGCGAATCGGCACATCCACCCGCTCAGCGAGCATGCGATGCTCTTCAATGCGCTCGCTCTGGACACCTCGAAAGGTACCAGGCCCGACATGTAGGGTCACCTGCGCCAGTTCGATTCCCTGTCCCCTCAACGTTTGTACCAACTCGCGAGTGAAATGGAGCCCGGCCGTTGGAGCTGCTATTGCCCCTTCATTGCGGGCAAAGACGGTCTGATACCACTGGAGGTCGTCCTGAGTCGGCATACGCTTGATATAAGGCGGCAGCGGCATGGTTCCGATGGCCTGCATAAGGTCGTAAGCACGGGCCCCTTCGTTCAGCCGCAACGTGGTTCTCGCATGGCTCCGTTCCACGATCGTCCCGCAATCACTATTGGAAAACGTGAGTACGGTGCCTGGTTTCCAACGGCCTTTAATCAGAATCTCCCACAGCCCTCCCCCTAGATCCGCCACGAACAGCAGGTCGCAGAACTTGCCGTTCGCACCTGCCCGAACCGGCACTCGTGCCTGCATCACTTTTGTGTCGTTCACTACGAGAAGATCGCCCCGTCGCAGCAACAGCGAAAGATCCGCGACATGTCGGTGCAGACGTGCACCCGTGCTCCGCTCCATCACCAACAACCGCGCTCGATCGCGCGGCGTGACGGGATGGTCGGCGACCAAGGTGGGATCGAAGGGAAAGTCGAACTCGCTCAGCAACATCACGGAGCCGGAAGCGTCGGCGGAGCCAGCACCTGCGTGGATGCGACCTGGTGCAGTTCCGTACCGGGATAATAATACTGCAAGATGCTGTCGTACGAATACCCAAGTTCGGCGAGTTCTTTCGCCCCCCATTGGCAGAGACCCACCGCATGCCCGGCGCCGTAGCCGGTAAAGACCACCTCGGCGCCCATCGACTCGACTTCAAACTGAGTGCTGGGAATGACCGTATAGCCGACCGCCTTGCGCAAATCTTCCCCACGCAGCACTGTCTCTCCATTCGAGTGCAGAATCCTCAAACGAGCCACTCGCCCGGCCCGGCTATACAGAATGGGCGTGATGGTCGCAACCGTGCCGATGGAAAATCCCTGACGACGGAGGCTCTGTTCAAGCTGCTCAACCTTGACGTTGGCTTTCCATTGGTAGTAGGGCGAGTCGAGATCGAAGGGGCACTCCACCCCCTTGAGATAGGGCAAATCCTTGTTAGCCCAGACGTTCACGGCATCTTCGGTCGGCCCGGCAGCCGTCGATGAAAAGGCGGCATAGATAGGTGCCCGTTGGTAGGTGACAACGATGCCTCGAGTGGATTCCACGGCTTCTTCGACACGGCGGTCCACGCCGGAACGCCCACGGTAGACCTGGTCTTGCGTCGTCGCGACGACATCGTACTCCCGTCCGCCGCTCAGCATCTTGTTATAGAGGGCATAGGTTCTGGCCGCGACCGCCTGCACCTTTAACATCTCCGGATGCCAGGCCGAGTTCACCTCGGAAGGCACCACTCCCTTCACATACTCTTCCAAATCGAGCTGGTTGACGACGGACAACAGCCGCCCCTTATGCAGAATGCGCAGGGCTCCGCTGACCGACAGCTCGGCCCCTTGTGCCGAACCGGTGAAGCCGCCGTTTCCGCTCCGCTGCCCTTCTTCCTTACTCATCTTCAACGAGAGCTGGCTCATGACGGGTCGGATAAGAATGTATCCGCCCGACAGGTGGCGCCCGTTGACCTCCAATCCTTCCTTACGCGCCGACACCTGCAGGGGCGGGTGCAGCACTTTCGTGTCTCCGGTTTCGGTGATCACAGCCACATCGCCCTCTGAGCGCACCGTCAAGAGCGCGACATCCTGTCCTACCAGAACACGAATGGATTCGGCGCGGGCGGGATCGGCAGCAGCGACAACCCCGAGCACCAAGGCAGAGCCAGCCAACACACCTGTCATGACGGATCGAATCAGCGCCGAAACAGCCATGAGAGGATGGAAAACAGAAAACTCAACAAGATACTGAGTATGAGACTGGTTGCAAGTGGAATGTAGACGCTGAATTGGTCCCGTTTGAACGAGAGATCACCGGGCAACTTCCCGAACCAACCGAGCAACGAACCGAGGCCCACCCACTTATCCGCAAGGGTGAGCAACACCCCGACGGCTGCCAAGGCCAAGCCCAAGACCACGAACCATCGGCCGACATCGCTCCACATGGACATGGTTCATTGTATCAAACATTCGGCGATCTGAATCGCGTTCAGAGCGGCGCCCTTCCGAAGGTTGTCGCTGACCACCCACAGGTTCAACCCGTTGGTGATCGACTCGTCTTCCCGCACACGGCCGACGTATACCTCATCTTTGCCTGACACGTCGAAGGGCATGGGGTACAACTTCTTCAGCGGATCATCGTACACGATGACACCTGGCATCTCCGCCAAGGCGGCTCGCGCATCGTTCGCTTTGAGCGGCCGCTCCAGTTCGACGTTAATCGCCTCGGAATGACATCGGAGCACCGGCACACGCACGGTGGTCGCCGTCACCCTCAAGGAGGGCAGGTCCAAGATTTTTCTGGTCTCGCGGACGATCTTGACCTCTTCAGAACAGTCGCCCCCCTCACCGAATGAGCCGATTTGAGGCAGCAGGTTGAAGGCGATCTGATAGGGATAGACCTGAACCTTGACGTCTTGAAAGGAGATCAGAGCCTTCGTCTGATCGATCAGTTCGTCCATGGCCGCCGCTCCGGTACCGGAGACGGACTGAAAGGTCGTGACGACCACGCGCTTGAGTCCTGCCGCATCCGCCAACGGCTTGAGCGCCATGACCAGCGGAGTCGTCGTGCAGTTGGGAATCGCAACAATCCCCCGTTTCATGGTACCTAACGCCGCCGCGTTCACCTCGGGCACCACCAAGGGCACATCGGGATCCATGCGGAAGACCCCGCTGTCGTCGATCACCGCAATGCCGGCCGCTCCCAGCCGAACTCCATACTCCCGGCTGATTGCATCGGTTGCAGAGATGAACGCGATGTCCACTCCGTCGAACGACGAAGACTCCGTCAATTCCTCAACCTTGTACTCCTTCTCTTGGCACGTCAGCACTTCCCCCGCCGAGCGCTTCGACGCGAAGAGTCGCAGTCCTTCGATGGGGAACTTGCGTTCTTCCAGGATCTCAAGGCTTTCTTTCCCCACTGCCCCGGTTGCGCCGAGCACGGCCACCGTATAGGCCTTTTTCTTCTTCAACATGATACCGTCCTCACTCGGTTGGGCTCAGGACCCTGATGCGGTGATTGAAGGTGTCCGCAATATATACAGTCCCCCGCTCGTCCACCGCCACTCCGAATGGATAACTCAGACTGCCGGCGAGAGCATCCCCTCCATCACCACCGTACTGTGCGGCCCCGGCTCCAGTCAGACGAATGATGGTCTTAGTCCCAGAGTCCCACCGGCGGATCAAATGGCTGTCGGAGTCCGTAATATACAAAGCGCCATCACGACCGGCGGCAATCCCCGCGGGTCTGGACAGGCTGGCAGAAATCGGCTCATCCGGTCCTTGATATCGATAGATGCCGCCGTCGCCGGCCACGGTTGCAATCCGACCGGTCGAGGGATCGATGGATCGAATGCGGCTATTGAACGTATCAGCCACATACAACATGCCGTCCACGCCCACTGCCAACCCACTCGGCCCGGCCAGACTGGCCTGCACCGCCGCAATCTCGTCTCCATTGTATCCAGCCACGCCGTCGCCGGCGATGGTGCTGATGAAACCGGTCGCCAACTCCACCTTGCGCACTCGATTGTTGCTCTGATCGGCAATGTACAGGGCTCCGCCTTCCACCGCGACGCCGGTCGGCTCATTGAGGGCCGCCTGCACCGCCAGCCCACCGTCCCCCGAAAAGCGAGCCTGTCCGGTACCCGCCACTGTAGCAATGAGACCGCTTGACGCATCAACCTTCCGGACGCGATGGTGCATCGTGTCCGCGATGTATAGATTCCCCACCTCATCCACGGCGACCGCACTGGGAAAATTCAACTTTGCGCACACCGCCGGCCCACCGTCGCCCAACTCTTGCTCGACGGCCAACCGTCCGCCGGTCACATATCGCACGGTCCCGCTGAGATCAGTCACCTGCGTATACGCCTTGGTGGAATCGCCTGAGGGTTCGGCAAACGGGTCGTCGTCTGCGGAGTCCACAAGCTCCTCAGCATGTAGGGACCGGGACACCAAGGCCTTCTCCGACGAAGCACGCCCTGCGACCGTCGTGATGGTTCCCGTAATCCGATCGACTCGACGCACCAGGTGATTTTCGGAATCGGCGATGTAGAGGTTGCCGAAGCGATCGAGACAGAGGCCCTTGGGTTCATTCAACGAAGCCGAGCGGGCCGTCCCTCCGTCCCCGGCATACCCGGGTTCGCCGTTGCCGGCCACCGTCTCAATCGTCAGAGGGTGCACTGCATGAGTCATGGCGGTCTAGGACTCGAGACTACGCACGATGGCATCACCCATCTCGGCAGTGCTCACTAACTTCATGCCGTCCGCATGGATGTCCTTCGTCCGAATTCCCTGATCCAAGGTCTTGACGATCGCCTGCTCGATGGCTTCGGCTTCTTTCTCCAACTGGAACGCATAGGACAGCATCATCGCCGCGGAGGCGATGGTGGCGATCGGATTGGCGATATTTTTCCCGGCAATGTCCGGCGCGCTTCCGTGAATCGGCTCGAAGAGGCCGACCTTCGCCCCCAGACTGGCGGAGGGTAACATACCGATGGAGCCCGTGAGCATCGCCGCTTCGTCACTGAGGATGTCGCCGAAGATGTTATTACACAACAATACGTCGAACTGCTTCGGGTTACGGACGAGCTGCATGGCACAGTTGTCGACATAAATGTGACTCAAGGCCACGTCAGTATAGTCTTTCTGCACCTCGGTCACGACTTTCCGCCAGAGTTCGGAGGACTCGAGCACGTTGGCCTTGTCGACCGATGTCACTTTCTTCCGCCGCTTGCGCGCCGCTTCGAAGGCCACTACCGCGATCCGCCGGATCTCATCCGTCGTATACACCTCGGTGTTGAACCCGCGCTCTCCGCCGTTCGGCAGTTTTTCGATTCCCTTGGGTTTGCCGAAGTAAATGCCGCCCGTCAATTCACGGATCACGAGCATGTCGATCCCCTCGATGACCTCGCGGCGCAACGTGGAGGCATCGGCCAGCATCGGATACAACTTGGCAGGCCGCAAGTTGGCATAGAGTCCCAGTTGCTCGCGGAGCCCCAGAAGGGCCCGTTCCGGACGCAGGCTGTATTCCAAGCCTTCCCATTTCGGTCCACCCACGGCGCCCAACAACACGGCGTCACTTTGCTTGGCCAACGACAAGGTGTCCTGCGGCAACGGAACACCGACCTTATCGATGGCATGGCCACCGACATCCCCGGAGGCAAATTCGAAGTGATGCCCGAATCGTTCCGCCACGGCCTTCAATACCTTGACGGCTTCCGGCACAATCTCCCGGCCGACCCCGTCGCCCGCCAAGACTGCAATTCTCGCTTTCACCTGTATAGCTCCTCTCGACTAATCGACGATCGTCTCACAGTCCGGCGTCCAAGCCGGATCCACGAGACACAAGAATTCAATCGGGCCCGTGCCGGTGTTGACCAGTGACTGGTTTGCCCCAGGCGGCACATAGACCACCGAGCCCGGCTCTACCGCGGTCTGCTCTCCATCGATCTTCATCACCCCACGGCCAGCAATGACGTAATACACCTCCGAAAACTCCAGCCGATGTCGGAGCGACTGCCGCCCAGGATCCAGACACCCGTGGGCCATGCTATAGCCCAGCTTGAGGGGCGCCTTGTTCGGATGCAACAACTCCCGCAGCCGCGTATGGTCGCCAGCCAGGAATTCCGGACATTCTCGAAGATGGGTATGGAACATCTGTCTTCACCGCACCAGAGCAGAGGACTGTACCCCGCAGGTCAGGATCAAATCAAGCCGACCTTCTGCTCCCCTTCAGCCTGCTTCGCGGCCAAATAGGCCAACTTGTTCAGGGCATTGAGATAGGCCCGCGTAGCCGCCGTGATGATATCCGTGTCGGCGCCATGTCCGGACACCGTCCGCCCGTCTTCCTCCAGGCGCACGGAGACCTCTCCCTGTGCGTCGGTTCCGCCAGTGATGGCATTGACGCCAAACATCAGCAGCTTGCTCCTGGTTTGGGTCATGGCTGCAATCGTCCGATAGACGGCATCCACAGGACCGTCACCGGTCCCGCTTTGGGTCACCTGCTTGCCGTCGATCTCCAGTTCGACCGTGGCTTTAGGCACCATATTGGTGCCGCTTTCAACGTGGAACGACTTCAACAGCACACGCTCCGACATCTTGGCCACTTCTTCCGAGACGATCACCTCCAGGTCTTCCTCATAGATCTCTTTCTTCTGATCTGCCAACCGCTTGAAACGCTCGAAGGCATGGTTCATCTCTTCTTCGGTCAGCTTATAGCCCAATTCTTCCAACCGCTGACGGAACGCATGGCGCCCCGACAACTTGCCCATGACCAACTTGTTCTGTTCGAGCCCGATCGATTCCGGACGCATGATCTCGTAGGTGGTTTTATCCTTGAGCAACCCGTCTTGGTGAATGCCCGACGTGTGGGCGAAGGCGTTCGCGCCGACGATAGCCTTGTTCGGCTGAATGACCATGCCGGTAATCTTACTGACGAGGCGGCTGGTCTTCGAAATCTCTTCGGTGACGACCCGCGTATCGGCGCCATACCAATCCTTGCGCGTCCGCAGCCCCATCACGATCTCTTCCAGCGACGTATTGCCCGCCCGTTCGCCGATGCCGTTGATCGTGCATTCCACTTGACCGGCTCCGGCCATCACCGCCGCCAGGCTGTTGGCGACAGCAACTCCCAAGTCGTTATGGCAATGAACCGAGATGACCGCTTGGTGACTGTTCGACACGCGGTCCTTGATCCGTTTGATCAGCGCGCCGAATTCCTGCGGCACCGCATACCCCACGGTGTCGGGAATATTGACCGTCTCGGCCCCCGCAGCGATGACCGCCTCGATGACTTCACAGAGATACGTCGGATCCGATCGGCTGGCGTCCATGGGTGAGAACTCCACGTCCTCGACATAACTCCGAGCCAACTCCACCATTTCCACCGCCCGTTTCTTGGCCTCCTCACGGGTCATGCGAAACTGGTGTTTGAGATGGATATCCGACGTAGACAGGAAGGTGTGGATACGCACTTTCGGCGCCCCCTTCAGCGCCTCGTAGGCCCGGGTAATGTCTTCCGGCCTGGCTCGCGCCAGGCTACAGACCACCGGACCTTCCACTTCCTGGGCAATCCGGCGTACCGCCTCGAAATCTCCGGGTGAACTGTACGCGAATCCCGCCTCGATGATATCCACGCCGAGGCGTGCCAGTTGCTTGGCGATCATGAGTTTCTCCTCGACGTTCATACTCGCCCCCGGCGATTGTTCCCCGTCCCGCAACGTCGTATCGAATATTCTGATCATCCTGGTCATGGCTCACCTCCTCTGTCCTGCAGGTTACTCGAACAGGTTCTCCAACACGGCCTCAGACGGAAAAAACACCGGATCCTGCCAATAAAAAAGCCTCCGCCCCGAGACAGGGACGAAGGCCTTTCGGAACTTCGTGGTACCACCCTGATTCAGCAGTCGATGAAAGCGCGCTTCCATCCGACCGCCCTTGATTCTGTCCGTCACGTGGACGACTCGGAACCCACTACAACCTCTGCAGGTTTCGCAGGTCCAGCTCGGAGGCGAGTTCAGCGAATGACCGGCTGGTTCACACCACCCACCAGCTCTCTCGATTCGGTCACGATCGCCTACTACTCCTCGTCAGTGCTGTTGTCACTCTTTGGAATCCAACACGGGTACATCGGGCTTGGCCCCCTGCTTGCTGGCCCCCTTCATCACCACCGCCCATAAACGCGCGGCTGGCCCAGACAGGGCGTACCCCGCAAAGATGACGAACACCATCACCTGCGGCCAGGCGGCGATCATCATCAACGCCAGGATGCCCCACACCAGGTAGGTGAAGTGGTCGCCGCGCCGGAACTTCAGGTCTTTGAAGCTGCGGTACTTGATCGTGCTCACCATAAGGAAGGCCAGCGCGAACGTGATCACCAGAATCAGGAGCGGCTTGACCTCTGCTCCCATTTGCGTGATGTGGAGATCGAATATGACCAACGAGGCGATCACCCCTGCCGCCGCAGGGATGGCGAGACCAGTAAAATATTTACTGTCGGCCGTGCTCACGGTGGCGTTGAATCGGGCCAATCGTACAGCCCCCATGGCGACGTAAGCGAACATCACCGCGACGCCGAACATCCCCTGCCCGCTGAGCGCATAGGAATAGATCAACACCCCCGGTGCGACTCCAAACGACACCACATCCGACAGCGAATCGTACTCGATGCCGAACTGGCCCGTGCTGTTGGTCAATCGGGCCAATTTGCCGTCCAGCATGTCGAA
It contains:
- a CDS encoding SpoIID/LytB domain-containing protein, which produces MAVSALIRSVMTGVLAGSALVLGVVAAADPARAESIRVLVGQDVALLTVRSEGDVAVITETGDTKVLHPPLQVSARKEGLEVNGRHLSGGYILIRPVMSQLSLKMSKEEGQRSGNGGFTGSAQGAELSVSGALRILHKGRLLSVVNQLDLEEYVKGVVPSEVNSAWHPEMLKVQAVAARTYALYNKMLSGGREYDVVATTQDQVYRGRSGVDRRVEEAVESTRGIVVTYQRAPIYAAFSSTAAGPTEDAVNVWANKDLPYLKGVECPFDLDSPYYQWKANVKVEQLEQSLRRQGFSIGTVATITPILYSRAGRVARLRILHSNGETVLRGEDLRKAVGYTVIPSTQFEVESMGAEVVFTGYGAGHAVGLCQWGAKELAELGYSYDSILQYYYPGTELHQVASTQVLAPPTLPAP
- a CDS encoding DUF2905 domain-containing protein, encoding MSMWSDVGRWFVVLGLALAAVGVLLTLADKWVGLGSLLGWFGKLPGDLSFKRDQFSVYIPLATSLILSILLSFLFSILSWLFRR
- a CDS encoding aspartate-semialdehyde dehydrogenase, giving the protein MLKKKKAYTVAVLGATGAVGKESLEILEERKFPIEGLRLFASKRSAGEVLTCQEKEYKVEELTESSSFDGVDIAFISATDAISREYGVRLGAAGIAVIDDSGVFRMDPDVPLVVPEVNAAALGTMKRGIVAIPNCTTTPLVMALKPLADAAGLKRVVVTTFQSVSGTGAAAMDELIDQTKALISFQDVKVQVYPYQIAFNLLPQIGSFGEGGDCSEEVKIVRETRKILDLPSLRVTATTVRVPVLRCHSEAINVELERPLKANDARAALAEMPGVIVYDDPLKKLYPMPFDVSGKDEVYVGRVREDESITNGLNLWVVSDNLRKGAALNAIQIAECLIQ
- the leuB gene encoding 3-isopropylmalate dehydrogenase, yielding MKARIAVLAGDGVGREIVPEAVKVLKAVAERFGHHFEFASGDVGGHAIDKVGVPLPQDTLSLAKQSDAVLLGAVGGPKWEGLEYSLRPERALLGLREQLGLYANLRPAKLYPMLADASTLRREVIEGIDMLVIRELTGGIYFGKPKGIEKLPNGGERGFNTEVYTTDEIRRIAVVAFEAARKRRKKVTSVDKANVLESSELWRKVVTEVQKDYTDVALSHIYVDNCAMQLVRNPKQFDVLLCNNIFGDILSDEAAMLTGSIGMLPSASLGAKVGLFEPIHGSAPDIAGKNIANPIATIASAAMMLSYAFQLEKEAEAIEQAIVKTLDQGIRTKDIHADGMKLVSTAEMGDAIVRSLES
- a CDS encoding cupin domain-containing protein, coding for MFHTHLRECPEFLAGDHTRLRELLHPNKAPLKLGYSMAHGCLDPGRQSLRHRLEFSEVYYVIAGRGVMKIDGEQTAVEPGSVVYVPPGANQSLVNTGTGPIEFLCLVDPAWTPDCETIVD
- a CDS encoding 2-isopropylmalate synthase, which codes for MTRMIRIFDTTLRDGEQSPGASMNVEEKLMIAKQLARLGVDIIEAGFAYSSPGDFEAVRRIAQEVEGPVVCSLARARPEDITRAYEALKGAPKVRIHTFLSTSDIHLKHQFRMTREEAKKRAVEMVELARSYVEDVEFSPMDASRSDPTYLCEVIEAVIAAGAETVNIPDTVGYAVPQEFGALIKRIKDRVSNSHQAVISVHCHNDLGVAVANSLAAVMAGAGQVECTINGIGERAGNTSLEEIVMGLRTRKDWYGADTRVVTEEISKTSRLVSKITGMVIQPNKAIVGANAFAHTSGIHQDGLLKDKTTYEIMRPESIGLEQNKLVMGKLSGRHAFRQRLEELGYKLTEEEMNHAFERFKRLADQKKEIYEEDLEVIVSEEVAKMSERVLLKSFHVESGTNMVPKATVELEIDGKQVTQSGTGDGPVDAVYRTIAAMTQTRSKLLMFGVNAITGGTDAQGEVSVRLEEDGRTVSGHGADTDIITAATRAYLNALNKLAYLAAKQAEGEQKVGLI